In the Duncaniella freteri genome, one interval contains:
- a CDS encoding capsule assembly Wzi family protein — protein MKTRSLIMLMAFAVVVLPSFSQQGLDCEVSFSAGYGSGDFAPYYISSLKHGRFSSSKNLQAEISVSRAMNKGDRFSYGYSADVIAGYASGVGYERYDKDTEGWVCHTERPSSVWIQQLYGEVKYRGVFASFGMKEHTSALLNQRLTSGDLVESGNCRPIPQLRVGFVDFQDIPFTNGWMQIQGEVSYGKRLDNGWWRDHYNYYNDYLPRNEWYNYKRCYFRTRPSEPFCVTFGMQAAGEFGGISDYYSKGVLVRTDNKPIKLHTFFQMLMPTEDGGEGFYSGNHLGAWDFRARYRFKGGHEVAGYFSWPFEDGSGIAKQNGWDGLWGLEYKAPNKGVISGALIEYLDLTNHGGPITHNPADYPGTSITSHVSGQDNYYNHGLYASYAYFGMSIGTPAMMSPIYNRDGYIKFVGNVMRAFHVGIEGDMTSSVSYRLKGGYRKAYGNSSIPFVKPIHLASFLAEINWRSKSVKGLSVNTQLGLDRGDMPCNSFGAMVSVKYNGLLNF, from the coding sequence TGAGGTGTCGTTTTCTGCCGGGTATGGTAGCGGAGACTTCGCTCCTTATTATATATCCTCATTGAAGCATGGACGGTTTTCCAGCTCTAAAAATTTGCAGGCTGAGATCTCTGTGTCGCGTGCGATGAATAAGGGTGACCGGTTCTCGTATGGCTACAGTGCGGATGTGATAGCCGGATATGCATCAGGGGTTGGGTATGAAAGATATGACAAAGACACCGAAGGATGGGTGTGTCATACTGAACGCCCTTCTTCCGTATGGATTCAGCAGCTATATGGAGAAGTGAAGTACAGAGGAGTATTCGCTTCATTCGGGATGAAGGAACACACCTCCGCATTGTTGAATCAACGTCTGACAAGCGGTGACCTTGTGGAGAGCGGAAATTGCCGTCCGATTCCGCAGTTAAGGGTGGGATTCGTTGATTTTCAGGATATCCCATTCACGAATGGGTGGATGCAGATTCAAGGCGAGGTGTCTTACGGAAAAAGGCTGGACAATGGGTGGTGGCGCGATCATTATAACTATTATAACGATTATCTGCCACGTAATGAGTGGTACAATTATAAACGGTGCTACTTCCGCACACGACCGTCTGAGCCTTTCTGCGTTACATTTGGCATGCAGGCTGCCGGAGAGTTTGGCGGGATTTCGGATTATTATTCAAAGGGGGTTCTGGTCAGAACAGATAACAAGCCCATCAAGCTGCATACCTTCTTTCAGATGCTGATGCCTACAGAAGATGGAGGAGAAGGCTTCTATTCCGGAAATCATCTTGGAGCATGGGACTTTAGGGCTCGATACAGGTTTAAGGGTGGTCATGAGGTGGCAGGATATTTCTCATGGCCGTTTGAGGATGGTTCCGGCATAGCCAAACAGAATGGCTGGGACGGTCTGTGGGGGCTTGAATATAAGGCTCCTAATAAGGGTGTGATATCAGGAGCGTTGATTGAATATCTTGATCTCACCAACCATGGAGGACCTATAACACATAATCCAGCCGACTATCCCGGCACATCGATCACAAGCCATGTGTCAGGTCAGGATAATTATTATAACCATGGGCTGTATGCTTCATATGCCTATTTCGGAATGTCGATAGGTACTCCTGCCATGATGTCACCTATATATAACAGAGATGGTTATATTAAATTTGTAGGTAATGTGATGCGAGCATTTCATGTGGGCATAGAAGGAGACATGACTTCGAGTGTGTCTTACAGGCTAAAAGGCGGATACCGAAAGGCCTACGGCAACAGCAGCATACCCTTTGTCAAGCCTATTCATCTGGCATCATTCTTGGCAGAGATCAATTGGCGGTCTAAAAGTGTGAAAGGGTTGAGCGTGAACACCCAGTTAGGGCTGGACCGTGGCGATATGCCATGCAATTCATTTGGTGCGATGGTGTCAGTAAAGTATAACGGACTATTAAATTTCTGA
- a CDS encoding lipocalin-like domain-containing protein produces the protein MFAKFRCIILLLMMLPLFFGGCTHNDGDIGDLFGRWKLVSLSADGEELPIYNNDVLLYSWDFQGDMIMIRESRLHNEVYATGGMWTRDNDMLMLKFSSSSYAPIVSALHLIDNDITPLNIETLTYSDMRLWYVSDTDGVKYRYVLRKAY, from the coding sequence ATGTTTGCCAAGTTTCGCTGTATAATACTATTGCTGATGATGCTTCCTCTGTTTTTTGGAGGATGCACACACAATGACGGGGATATAGGTGACTTGTTCGGCCGTTGGAAGCTTGTGTCACTCAGTGCCGACGGAGAGGAGCTACCGATTTATAATAATGATGTGCTTCTTTACAGTTGGGATTTTCAGGGTGATATGATCATGATCCGAGAGTCCAGACTTCATAATGAGGTTTATGCAACAGGAGGAATGTGGACCAGGGACAACGATATGTTGATGCTCAAGTTCTCATCCTCAAGTTATGCCCCGATAGTTTCGGCATTGCATCTAATTGACAATGATATAACACCATTGAATATAGAGACCCTGACCTATTCGGACATGCGGTTATGGTATGTCTCGGATACTGATGGTGTTAAATACCGATATGTGTTAAGAAAGGCTTATTAA
- a CDS encoding NAD-dependent 4,6-dehydratase LegB codes for MQSKREKVLVTGADGFIGSHLVEALLSAGYDVRALSQYNSFNYWGWLEGIEHPGLEVVTGDVRDPNLCREIVKGCTTVYHLAALIAIPYSYIAPDSYVDTNIKGTLNICQACRDAGVSRLVVTSTSEVYGTARYVPIDEKHPKQPQSPYSATKIGADAIALSFHNAFSLPVVIARPFNTYGPRQSARAIIPSIISQIASGRREIMVGDLTPTRDFNYVADTAAGFIALGITPGVEGKEINIATGTEVSMRETLETIAELMGEDVKYVTDPARLRPSGSEVFRLCGDNTIITSMTDWRPRYTLRDGLKATIEWFLKSENLAKYKTGIYNV; via the coding sequence ATGCAATCAAAAAGAGAAAAAGTGCTCGTTACCGGAGCTGACGGATTCATAGGGTCTCACCTTGTAGAAGCTCTTCTGTCAGCCGGTTATGATGTAAGGGCACTCAGCCAATACAATTCGTTCAATTACTGGGGATGGCTTGAGGGAATCGAGCATCCGGGGCTTGAAGTGGTGACTGGAGATGTCCGTGACCCAAACCTGTGTCGGGAGATTGTCAAGGGCTGCACAACTGTGTATCATCTTGCTGCTCTAATCGCTATACCTTACAGCTATATAGCCCCTGACAGTTATGTCGATACCAATATCAAGGGCACACTCAATATATGTCAGGCTTGCAGGGATGCCGGGGTGAGCCGCCTTGTGGTGACATCCACAAGCGAGGTGTATGGTACAGCACGTTATGTGCCTATTGACGAGAAGCATCCCAAGCAGCCTCAGTCGCCCTACAGTGCCACGAAAATAGGGGCTGATGCCATAGCCCTGAGCTTTCATAATGCGTTCAGCCTGCCGGTAGTTATAGCCCGTCCGTTCAACACATACGGTCCGCGCCAGAGCGCGAGGGCCATAATTCCATCGATCATATCCCAGATTGCGTCAGGAAGGCGTGAGATAATGGTAGGTGATCTTACTCCTACGCGAGACTTTAATTATGTTGCCGATACAGCTGCCGGATTTATCGCATTGGGCATAACTCCGGGTGTGGAAGGTAAAGAGATCAATATAGCCACAGGCACAGAGGTGTCCATGCGTGAAACACTTGAGACCATAGCTGAGCTTATGGGCGAGGACGTGAAATATGTTACTGATCCTGCAAGGCTGCGTCCTTCAGGAAGTGAGGTGTTCCGTCTTTGCGGGGATAATACTATTATCACTTCGATGACCGATTGGCGACCCCGATACACTCTGCGTGACGGATTGAAAGCCACTATAGAATGGTTCTTAAAATCAGAAAATCTTGCCAAGTATAAGACAGGAATCTATAATGTCTGA